Genomic window (Methylocystis parvus OBBP):
GCGATCGCTCTCGCTTGCCATGGTGGCGAGCCAGGCGGCGACGAAAGAATTCACGTCTCGCCCAGACGCGTCAGAAACCGTCGTCCATAAATGGCGACTGTTTCGGGCGCTGACGGAGGCAAAAGCACCGCTTGGCGTCACCGACCGGGCGCTATCGGTTTTGCATGCGCTGCTGAGCTTTCATCAGGAGACGGCGCTGACGCTCCCCGACAAGAACGCGGGGGCCTCGGAAATTGAGGTGGCCTCCGGGATCGTCGTCTTTCCGTCGAACAAGGAGCTGTCGATCCGCGCCCACGGCATGGCGCCAGCGACGCTACGCCGGCATATCGCCATGCTGGTCGAGGCCGGGCTGATCATCCGGCGCGACTCGCCCAATGGCAAACGTTTCGCGCGGCGAGGGCAGGGGGGCGAGATCGCGGACGCCTTTGGCTTCGATCTCACCCCACTTGTCGCCCGTGCCGCCGAAATCGAGAATCTCGCCGAGGAGATCCGCGCCGAAAACCGCACCATGGCGCTGCTGCGCGAAAAAATCACTCTGGCGCGGCGGGATATCGCCAAGATGATCGAGACAGCCATGGAAGCGGGCATTCCGGGCGATTGGGAGGCTCGTCACGGCGACTACCAAGCGCTCGCCAGGCGTCTGTCCCGCAAGATGCCGCGGGCAGATCTGGAGGCCTTGGCGACGGAACTTGGCGCTCTTGCGACCCAGATCAACAGTGTGCTGGAAACTCACGTAAAACGCCAAAATATGACTGCCAATGAGTCTCAGCCTGAGCGGCACATACAGAATCAAACCACAAACATTTCTGATCTTGAACCTAGCCTTCGAGAAGGCAGGGGCGCAGCGTCCGGATTGAACAACGGAGGTTTGGGGGCTCCATCAGCGCCAGAGCCTGAAATCAATGCAAACGAACCCTCCAGATCGGAGGTCAAACCGCAACCGACGCGAAGCTATCCACTCGGGATGGTCCTCGACGCCTGCCCAGATATCCTGGACTTTGCGCCAAGTGGGATTTCTTCCTGGCGGGATCTCATCACGACGGCGGGGACAGTGCGATCCGCTTTGGGCGTTTCGCCCGACGCCTGGTCGCAGGCGCTCGAGGTCTTGGGTGAGCACGACGCCGCGGTGGTCATCGCCGCAATTCTGCAGCGCGGGGAAGAAATCAAATCCGCGGGCGGTTATCTGCGCGTTCTGACCGCGAAAGCGAGGGCAGGGGAGTTTTCGCTGGGGCCTGTGCTTATGGCGCTGCTGCGCGGTAAGGCCACGAAAGCAGCGCGCGAGCGAAAGCGGGCTGGATGATGCTCTTCACGTCGGATTCGAGGCAATGATTGACCTGGGCGCGCGAGCTGTCATAGGGCGATGTAGCCGCGACGCTCCTTCAAGCGGCGCTGCCGGGCAAGAGCCTCGACAGCTTGCGAAATGTCGTCAAAGGCGGCCATGCGCCGCCGGCCCGCCCGGCCGATCCGTCCCCATTCCGCCACTAAACACCAACGCCCGAAAAGATCGGGCGCGACATCGAGGCGATAGAACCGGTGCATGTTCTTGGCCGGGTCGACGCGATGCAGGATGATGGCGTGCACGAGTGCGAGTCTGAGTCCTTGCAGGACATCGGTCAAGGCAAGGTGATGCCGCTGCGCGCTCGAAGTGCGCTGGCGGATCTCCCTACTCAGTTTGCGCGCTTCGGAGCCTTCCTCCTATCCTGCCGCAAGGGGGACTGACGAAATGAAATCAACAGATCATAGCCAAGCGCCGACCTGCGGGCGGCTGTCTATGACGCCTGCGCCGGCTTGGCGCGGCGCGAGGCTGCTGATCTTGTCGACCTCGTGTTGGCGGAGATCGCTGAAACGCTAGTGAGCGGCGAAGCCGTCAAACTGCGCGGCTTTGGCGCGTTCAACGTGCGCTGCAAGCGCCCGCGGGTCGGCCGCAACCCAAAGACGAAGACGCCCGCGCCGATCGTCGCGCGCCGCGTTCTGACCTTCAAAGCGGCGCCTGGCTTGATCGCCCTGCTCAATCAGCCACCGGCTGAATTCTAGATGGCGGACGCCTGCAATCCCTGTCTGACAGGTGCGGTTTCATAGCCCCGCCGCCTTGGTGAGGTTGACCCTGAAGCGGTCGCGCTTTCTTTGATAGCGGCGGGTCATTTCGGGGGAGGCGTGG
Coding sequences:
- the repC gene encoding plasmid replication protein RepC, producing the protein MQRQATTPFGRRSLSLAMVASQAATKEFTSRPDASETVVHKWRLFRALTEAKAPLGVTDRALSVLHALLSFHQETALTLPDKNAGASEIEVASGIVVFPSNKELSIRAHGMAPATLRRHIAMLVEAGLIIRRDSPNGKRFARRGQGGEIADAFGFDLTPLVARAAEIENLAEEIRAENRTMALLREKITLARRDIAKMIETAMEAGIPGDWEARHGDYQALARRLSRKMPRADLEALATELGALATQINSVLETHVKRQNMTANESQPERHIQNQTTNISDLEPSLREGRGAASGLNNGGLGAPSAPEPEINANEPSRSEVKPQPTRSYPLGMVLDACPDILDFAPSGISSWRDLITTAGTVRSALGVSPDAWSQALEVLGEHDAAVVIAAILQRGEEIKSAGGYLRVLTAKARAGEFSLGPVLMALLRGKATKAARERKRAG
- a CDS encoding WGR domain-containing protein; this translates as MTDVLQGLRLALVHAIILHRVDPAKNMHRFYRLDVAPDLFGRWCLVAEWGRIGRAGRRRMAAFDDISQAVEALARQRRLKERRGYIAL
- a CDS encoding integration host factor subunit alpha translates to MRAAVYDACAGLARREAADLVDLVLAEIAETLVSGEAVKLRGFGAFNVRCKRPRVGRNPKTKTPAPIVARRVLTFKAAPGLIALLNQPPAEF